The genomic interval TAACAAGACACAGGAAGACAAATGGAATCAAcctataaataaacacaaattacacaatAAACGTAATTAACAAAACAACGACAAGCAGAAAACACTACAGAGGCTTGAGTAACAAATACTACAGATAGGGCACACAAGAAAGAGGAATGGGTAACAATGACTAGCAAATTAGGACAGAAAACCCAGGGCACATATAGAAACAAGGTATTGAGGGTTAACAAGAAGCAGATGTAACTAATGAAACAGTGAAATCCAAAATAAGGACCAGAACAggaatggcaaaaaaaaaaagcaatgacatGAGATCGGAAGACCACGGAGACAGGACGCTAGGGTGGGCCAATCATGACACAgccactttctttttttttcaacataaTAGTGTATGCATTTGGTTCACAAAGAAGAACCTATCGCTCGATATCTCGAGAGCATCGTatgtaaagtaaaaaagaatATCCATGCGCTACACCTAAAGGCAAATTAATAATTAGTTTTAAATATGCTTATTCGATCACCAGGTGAAGGGATTTTAAGATAAGCAAGGCTATACAGTGTTCTGCGTAATATGTACAAATGTCCGAATCTAAAGGAGCATTATCAGATAATGATTCTTTCATTCACGATCATAAGAAACAATAATTCTGTCtactaaagaaaaacaaactggaTTACTCTGTTAGACAACAAGCATCCAGCCAATATGCAAGCAAACCCTTACCAGTTCTGGAGAATCGGACTCTTCCAAGAAGTTATTTTCATCCGATGTGCGCTTCATAGTTTCTGTGAAATTTTGGTCTACCACTAAAACGTTATGACCACCAAGTGTAGAATATTTGCAGTCACTTTTCCTCGAGTCAGTTGTCATATACACGTCATAATTATACATGTGCGGCAGAGTTCCAGtaactcctgtgtctgtgtaaccGGGTGGATAGTACGGAATAACTGGAAGATTGGAATGGTGAAAGATGCGCGACTGTCTCCATCTGTAGATTTTCACTGATATTATAACAACTACAGATGTGATGAAAAGGAATGACACTGCAGCTAAggctaaaattaaataaaatgtcaggtCATCATTATATGTTTTACTGTGCGTAAACTCGGTGAATTCCGAGAGCACTTCAGGAAAACTGTCCGCTACAGCTACATTAATGTTAACTACAGCTGAGCGAGAGGGCTGTCCGTTATCCTCCACAACAACAGTGAGCttctgtttcacagcatctttatcaGTGACCTGGCGCACAGTTCGTATCTCTCCGTTCTGTGGACCCACTTCAAACAGCGCCCTGTCTGTGGCTTTCTGTAGTTTGTAGGAGAGCCAGGCATTCTGTCCAGagtccacatcaacagccaccacTTTAGTGACAAGATAGCCAACATCTGCTGAACGAGGCACAATCTCAGCCACCAGAGAGCCGCCAGTCTGTACTGGGTAGAGAATCTGAGGAACATTGTCATTCTGATCTTGGATTGTAATTTTAACTGTTACGTTGCTACTGAGTGGAGGGGAACCCCCGTCCTGCGCTTTTACATGgaaatgaaagtgttttaaCTGCTCATAGTCGAAAGAGCGCACGGCATTAATGATGCCACTGTCCGCACTGACTGTCACATATGATGACACAGGAACTCCATTTACAGTGCTGTCTTCTAGAATGTACGACACACGGGCATTCTGATTGGAGTCTACGTCACTGGCCTTCACCGTGAATATAGAGAGACCTGGTGTGTTGTTCTCGACTACATACGCCTCGTAGTTATTTCTCTCAAAGACCGGCGCGTTGTCGTTCACATCTGATATCTGTAAACGGAGAGAAGCGctgctggagagggagggaacccCTTCATCAGAGCACGTCACAGTGATGTTGtactcagcctctctctccctatccagTTCCTGCTCTGTGCGCACGCTAAAGAAATCGTTGGATGGGTTAGTCACAGCAAATGGAATGTTATCATTAATAACACAGTGAAGTTGTCCATTTGCACCTGAGTCTGGGTCATTTACTTTTATCATAGCAACAACCGTATTGGGCTTAGACTCCTCAGATATAGAACTAGACATAGAGAGAATATCAATTGTTGGCTTGTTATCATTAATGTCTAAAACATCAATAATTACCTTACAGGAGTCAGAAAGCCCTCCCTGATCTCTCGCTTGAATAACAAGCTGGTAATGGTTCGATTTCTCATAATCAATTTGACCGTTTAGTGTAACTTCTCCACTATGTTGATCTACAAGGAAAATATTGGTTACAGAACTGTCCACTGCCTCAGAGATGTAGTAAGTAACATGACTATTAGAGTCCTCATCTGCGTCAGAAGCACTTACAGTCGTCAGTTTTGTGCCTTTTATCGCATTTTCTGTTACTGTGGCTTGGTACACCATTTGAGTAAAAACAGGTGCATTATCATTGGCATCTAGCACTGTGATTTGAATACTCATTGTGCCCGATAGCCGTGGATCACCACCATCAAACGCCGTCAACAACAAATCAATTATTCCTTGTTTTTCTCGATCCAAAGGCTTTTGCAAAACCATCTCCACGATCTTCCCCACGTCTGGCTGTTTCTCTAAAGCAAAATTATCTGTAGGTTTTAGCGAATAGCTTCGAAGGCCGTTAATCCCGACGTCCGGGTCCACCGCTCTCCCTAGGACGAATCTGGCACCGATGACAGATGACTCGCTTATTTCAAACCTAATTTCGCTTTTCTGGAAGGTAGGAGCGTTATCATTTATATCCGTTACTTCAATGGTAATCGAGTACAGTTCCATCGGGTTTTCTAGAACCATCTGGAGATGCAGAGCACACGGAGTTATTTTTGCGCAAAGTGCCTCGCGATCTATATTCTCTctgatgagaagcaaccccctTTCTTTATTCAATTCTATGTATTCGGTGCTGTCGCCTGAATAAAGTCCCGCTTTCCCAgatttcagtctttttaaatCCAAACCCAAATCCTGGGCGATATTTCCAATCACGGACCCTTTTTTCATTTCCTCCGGAATGGAATAACTGATCTGCCCATAAACAAAGTGAGAACAAAAGACGACGAAAAACATTATCCTGTGCTGCAACGAAAAAACGgccattttctttaaattaaagATCCTCATATTAAATATATCCAACCTGATGGCGATTTTAGTATCCGAGGATGAGTAAAATAACACATATATCGTATGTGCATTACAGAAGTAAAAGTCTTGTCCACGTCGTGTAAATAAATACTGTGCGCAAGAAAACCCtgcctcccctttctctccgaCACAGTGCGATGCTATGGGAGGGACTGAGGGGTTTAATAACAGTCAAGTCCTAGCGCTGTTGAACAGCGGCCCTCTGAGTACGAAAGACAGAACTGCAAATATATCTGTAACAAGTGACTAATACCAACATTTAGAAACACGTCCTGAACGAGATAGTTCTAATGAATTAATTCAAATTTACTTTTCAACAACTTAGTGGTGCATTCGATTGAATACACAGATCTCCTCGGTGGATTGGTTGCATCGCAGTAATTAATTGCACGATGCCGGAAAATCAGTGTCGTTTATCACAAATGACCGCACGTATGATCAGGCTACTTGAGCTCtgaatacaaaaaatatatacgTTCCTCGCATCGATACACTATGGAAGTGTATGTTCCATGCCATTTAAACCTAAAGTAAATATTC from Electrophorus electricus isolate fEleEle1 chromosome 17, fEleEle1.pri, whole genome shotgun sequence carries:
- the LOC113588740 gene encoding protocadherin beta-16-like isoform X48, which codes for MRIFNLKKMAVFSLQHRIMFFVVFCSHFVYGQISYSIPEEMKKGSVIGNIAQDLGLDLKRLKSGKAGLYSGDSTEYIELNKERGLLLIRENIDREALCAKITPCALHLQMVLENPMELYSITIEVTDINDNAPTFQKSEIRFEISESSVIGARFVLGRAVDPDVGINGLRSYSLKPTDNFALEKQPDVGKIVEMVLQKPLDREKQGIIDLLLTAFDGGDPRLSGTMSIQITVLDANDNAPVFTQMVYQATVTENAIKGTKLTTVSASDADEDSNSHVTYYISEAVDSSVTNIFLVDQHSGEVTLNGQIDYEKSNHYQLVIQARDQGGLSDSCKVIIDVLDINDNKPTIDILSMSSSISEESKPNTVVAMIKVNDPDSGANGQLHCVINDNIPFAVTNPSNDFFSVRTEQELDREREAEYNITVTCSDEGVPSLSSSASLRLQISDVNDNAPVFERNNYEAYVVENNTPGLSIFTVKASDVDSNQNARVSYILEDSTVNGVPVSSYVTVSADSGIINAVRSFDYEQLKHFHFHVKAQDGGSPPLSSNVTVKITIQDQNDNVPQILYPVQTGGSLVAEIVPRSADVGYLVTKVVAVDVDSGQNAWLSYKLQKATDRALFEVGPQNGEIRTVRQVTDKDAVKQKLTVVVEDNGQPSRSAVVNINVAVADSFPEVLSEFTEFTHSKTYNDDLTFYLILALAAVSFLFITSVVVIISVKIYRWRQSRIFHHSNLPVIPYYPPGYTDTGVTGTLPHMYNYDVYMTTDSRKSDCKYSTLGGHNVLVVDQNFTETMKRTSDENNFLEESDSPELQKPPNNDWRLPPNQRPGPSGQHRFHTLQQKWTPYKKSRAAARPEEAGPGAVVGTGPWPNPPTEAEQLQALMAAANEVSEATATLGPRYNAQYVPDYRQNVYIPGSTATLTANPQQQQVPQQALPPPQALPPAEAPKAAPTPASKKKVTKKDKK
- the LOC113588740 gene encoding protocadherin gamma-A11-like isoform X36; this translates as MRIFNLKKMAVFSLQHRIMFFVVFCSHFVYGQISYSIPEEMKKGSVIGNIAQDLGLDLKRLKSGKAGLYSGDSTEYIELNKERGLLLIRENIDREALCAKITPCALHLQMVLENPMELYSITIEVTDINDNAPTFQKSEIRFEISESSVIGARFVLGRAVDPDVGINGLRSYSLKPTDNFALEKQPDVGKIVEMVLQKPLDREKQGIIDLLLTAFDGGDPRLSGTMSIQITVLDANDNAPVFTQMVYQATVTENAIKGTKLTTVSASDADEDSNSHVTYYISEAVDSSVTNIFLVDQHSGEVTLNGQIDYEKSNHYQLVIQARDQGGLSDSCKVIIDVLDINDNKPTIDILSMSSSISEESKPNTVVAMIKVNDPDSGANGQLHCVINDNIPFAVTNPSNDFFSVRTEQELDREREAEYNITVTCSDEGVPSLSSSASLRLQISDVNDNAPVFERNNYEAYVVENNTPGLSIFTVKASDVDSNQNARVSYILEDSTVNGVPVSSYVTVSADSGIINAVRSFDYEQLKHFHFHVKAQDGGSPPLSSNVTVKITIQDQNDNVPQILYPVQTGGSLVAEIVPRSADVGYLVTKVVAVDVDSGQNAWLSYKLQKATDRALFEVGPQNGEIRTVRQVTDKDAVKQKLTVVVEDNGQPSRSAVVNINVAVADSFPEVLSEFTEFTHSKTYNDDLTFYLILALAAVSFLFITSVVVIISVKIYRWRQSRIFHHSNLPVIPYYPPGYTDTGVTGTLPHMYNYDVYMTTDSRKSDCKYSTLGGHNVLVVDQNFTETMKRTSDENNFLEESDSPELQKPPNNDWRLPPNQRPGPSGAAARPEEAGPGAVVGTGPWPNPPTEAEQLQALMAAANEVSEATATLGPRYNAQYVPDYRQNVYIPGSTATLTANPQQQQVPQQALPPPQALPPAEAPKAAPTPASKKKVTKKDKK